Proteins encoded by one window of Arachis ipaensis cultivar K30076 chromosome B04, Araip1.1, whole genome shotgun sequence:
- the LOC107637016 gene encoding uncharacterized protein LOC107637016 has product MFTGQRVKSFTVLRSINMITSTPYYAQANGQVEAANKILIGLIKKHIGNKPRTWHETLSQVLWAYRNSPKGSTGTSPYKLVYGHDAVLPLEINLNTLRVSKQNDLPVDDYWNAMFDELNELDSERSLALDNVIR; this is encoded by the coding sequence ATGTTTACTGGTCAGCGAGTGAAAAGTTTTACGGTTTTAAGGAGTATTAATATGATTACTTCGACTCCTTATTATGCACAGGCTAATGGACAGGTAGAAGCAGCAAATAAGATATTGATAGGTTTGATTAAAAAGCATATCGGGAATAAACCTCGAACATGGCATGAGACTTTAAGTCAAGTATTATGGGCTTATCGGAATTCACCAAAAGGTTCAACAGGGACTTCACCTTATAAATTGGTGTATGGCCATGATGCAGTGTTACCattagaaattaatttgaatacttTAAGAGTGTCAAAACAGAATGATTTGCCAGTcgatgattattggaatgcaatGTTTGATGAGTTAAATGAGTTAGACTCGGAGCGAAGCTTAGCACTTGATAATGTAATTCGATAA
- the LOC107638011 gene encoding uncharacterized protein LOC107638011, giving the protein MDHPNHSHPLHLNPSGAPYKCNGCKELGFGPSYRCETCNYILHEECANVDRLAFHRFFPKSHFEFFEKAPGYRTRYCDACGKDVLGFVYHCSQTGFDLHPCCLKLKDSVCDKDGCVTLTLSQKVPRKCLKCKSRNVVNKVKGWSYVSCNEDNNSCYHVSCVKELILENWKRGYFSTQEQNNYSIIHHEMIEYESHQLALTRSSRRLGTIKKYTKIAVVIFKLIFSAIFGNPISAIATLVEALVQDY; this is encoded by the coding sequence ATGGATCATCCCAATCATTCACACCCTTTACACTTGAACCCTTCTGGAGCTCCATACAAGTGCAATGGTTGTAAAGAACTAGGGTTTGGACCAAGTTATCGTTGTGAAACTTGCAACTACATCCTTCACGAAGAGTGTGCGAACGTCGATCGCCTCGCCTTCCATCGATTTTTCCCGAAAAGTCACTTCGAGTTCTTCGAGAAGGCGCCCGGATACCGAACTAGGTATTGTGATGCTTGTGGAAAAGATGTGCTAGGGTTTGTGTACCATTGTTCCCAGACAGGATTTGATTTGCACCCATGTTGTTTGAAGCTGAAAGATAGTGTTTGCGACAAAGATGGATGTGTGACATTGACATTGTCTCAAAAGGTTCCTAGGAAGTGCCTAAAATGTAAGAGTAGGAATGTTGTGAACAAAGTTAAGGGTTGGTCTTATGTGTCTTGTAATGAGGATAATAATTCTTGTTACCATGTTTCTTGTGTTAAGGAATTGATTCTTGAGAATTGGAAGAGAGGCTATTTTTCAACTCAAGAACAaaacaattattcaataattCATCATGAGATGATTGAATATGAATCTCATCAACTTGCTTTAACAAGGTCATCAAGGAGATTGGGGACAATCAAGAAGTATACAAAGATAGCAGTTGTGATCTTCAAGCTAATATTTTCAGCCATTTTTGGAAACCCCATTTCTGCCATTGCTACTCTTGTTGAAGCCCTAGTTCAAGATTATTGA
- the LOC107637015 gene encoding probable mediator of RNA polymerase II transcription subunit 37c, whose amino-acid sequence MNLVDTDSELRSSISLIGNVFFIFDLGGGTFDVSLVTIEDDNIEVKAISGDTHLRGKDFNNRMVSHLVQEFKRKIRMDITRDPRAMRRLRNECEKAKRIFSHANEIDALFQGIDFRFSITCARFEELNRDLFEKCMEIAQKCLDDAKMEKREIHDVVLVGGSSRIPKVQNLLQNLFEGKDLCKSINPDEAVAYGAAIQAALLSESYSIVPNMVLVDVKVRLLSLRTILKS is encoded by the exons ATGAATCTTGTTGATACAGATTCAGAACTTCGTTCCTCAATCTCGCTGATCGGAAATGTTT TTTTCATATTTGATCTTGGTGGTGGTACCTTTGATGTGTCTCTAGTCACAATTGAAGATGATAACATTGAAGTTAAGGCCATTTCTGGAGACACTCATCTCAGAGGGAAAGATTTCAATAACAGAATGGTGAGTCACTTGGTACAAGAGTTCAAAAGAAAGATCAGAATGGACATTACTCGGGATCCCAGAGCAATGAGGAGGTTGAGAAACGAATGTGAGAAAGCGAAaaggatattttcacatgctaatgAGATAGATGCTTTGTTTCAAGGCATTGACTTTCGTTTCTCTATAACTTGTGCAAGGTTTGAAGAACTCAACAGGGACTTGTTTGAGAAGTGCATGGAGATTGCTCAGAAGTGTCTTGATGATGCTAAGATGGAGAAAAGAGAGATACATGACGTGGTCCTTGTTGGTGGATCTTCTAGAATCCCAAAAGTTCAGAATTTATTGCAGAACTTGTTTGAAGGGAAGGATCTTTGCAAGAGTATCAACCCGGATGAAGCTGTTGCTTATGGTGCTGCAATTCAAGCTGCTTTGCTTAGTGAAAGTTATAGCATTGTGCCAAACATGGTACTAGTTGATGTCAAAGTGAGGCTTCTGAGCTTGAGAACTATCTTAAAAAGTTAA